Proteins from a single region of Apium graveolens cultivar Ventura chromosome 7, ASM990537v1, whole genome shotgun sequence:
- the LOC141670826 gene encoding putative beta-1,3-galactosyltransferase 8: MSVSEFFRVLLSDNNKLIVLSRNLGIRLWPGQLVLDKNQNKKMRSKSVSGKVILVLCITSFLAGSFLTKRSWTPTSEIKRGISHHVDEKLSLVGADCDHKRKLAEVSSLDGDITKTNQAIQKLDETIKSLETKLMLSRTSQTAGSKPVLEKTSDINRAKKAFVFIGINTAFSSKKRRDSVRQTWMPTGAALRKLEKEKGIVIRFVIGHSVTPGGVLDREVDEEEAKYNDFLRLKHVEGYHELSTKTRLYFSSIVSIWDAEFYVKVDDDVHVNLGALVNTLAQHRAKPRVYIGCMKSGPVLSKKEEKYHEPEFWKFGEEGNKYFRHATGQIYAISKGLADYISVNWPILHRYANEDVSLGAWFIGLEVEHVNDRSMCCGTPPDCEWKSRSGKTCVASFDWPCSGICKSVERMEFIHNTCGEGDKAVWNVDL; this comes from the exons ATGTCAGTATCAG AGTTCTTTAGAGTGCTGCTGAGCGATAATAACAAGTTGATAGTATTATCGCGGAATTTGGGAATAAGATTGTGGCCAGGACAGCTAGTGTTGGACAAAAACCAGAACAAGAAAATGAGGTCAAAATCTGTTTCTGGAAAGGTCATTTTGGTGCTATGCATCACAAGCTTTCTTGCAGGTTCGTTTTTAACCAAACGGAGTTGGACTCCCACTTCAGAAATTAAACGTGGAATATCTCACCATGTCGATGAGAAGCTCAGCTTAGTCGGTGCTGATTGTGACCACAAACGT AAATTGGCGGAAGTGAGTTCACTTGACGGAGATATTACAAAGACTAATCAAGCCATTCA GAAGCTTGATGAAACAATAAAATCACTGGAAACTAAATTGATGCTTTCGCGAACAAGCCAAACTGCTGGAAGCAAACCTGTGCTGGAGAAAACATCAGATATTAACAGAGCAAAAAAAGCCTTTGTGTTCATTGGAATCAATACAGCTTTTAGCAGCAAGAAACGTCGTGACTCTGTTCGACAGACATGGATGCCTACAG GAGCTGCACTGAGGAAGCTGGAGAAAGAAAAAGGGATTGTTATACGGTTTGTTATAGGACATAGTGTTACACCAGGAGGAGTCCTTGATCGAGAAGTTGATGAAGAAGAGGCCAAGTACAATGATTTTCTTAGGCTAAAGCATGTTGAAGGGTACCATGAGTTGTCCACCAAGACTAGGCTGTATTTCTCATCAATTGTTTCCATTTGGGACGCTGAATTTTACGTCAAGGTTGATGATGATGTCCATGTAAATCTGG GTGCACTAGTGAATACACTTGCTCAACACAGAGCTAAGCCAAGGGTCTACATTGGATGCATGAAATCTGGACCAGTTCTTTCTAAAAA GGAGGAGAAATACCATGAACCAGAGTTTTGGAAATTCGGGGAAGAAGGAAACAAGTATTTCAGGCATGCTACTGGCCAAATTTACGCCATCTCTAAGGGCCTTGCTGACTACATCTCCGTAAACTG GCCAATATTGCATAGATATGCAAATGAGGATGTTTCTCTGGGTGCGTGGTTCATTGGCTTGGAAGTTGAGCATGTTAATGACCGTTCCATGTGTTGTGGAACTCCTCCTG ATTGCGAATGGAAATCAAGATCAGGAAAAACTTGTGTGGCATCGTTTGATTGGCCATGCAGCGGAATATGCAAGTCAGTAGAGAGGATGGAATTCATACACAATACTTGCGGAGAAGGCGATAAAGCTGTGTGGAATGTTGATTTGTAA
- the LOC141674943 gene encoding F-box/kelch-repeat protein SKIP6-like produces the protein MSKRVAIMPAATTSVSDPPVQRLIADLPDEMSRLIIGCIPKEEHDVVALVSKKWNSALSPFEWSSTRSELCLEKESLYIRFKVNSTYLWRILNQSQNPKLRLNPDIFTCSSFPNDPINLQTSGSTFAVLGTKIYAFGGTSNDIPINNVWTYDCSTDALECGPEMLLGRESAVAEVVDKVIYVMGGRLSEELDENLNQVVDGITHVMGWMEKFDYDIHVWQKVSTPINISKMRVCTSCVVDGRIYARTVNNWIVFNPNTEKWSVIESKKSKLRWRGRPAVLAGVIYFQRFTGDITGYDVEKNVWKELKVEFLKFLDGKELKVMFPKFLDGVTVGALDGNLCVLWEKQHKTEKGVKVDIKCVEIEVSEAGDGELNGLVLRERVIMQLPSKSSAVHCLSVYL, from the coding sequence atgtCTAAGCGAGTGGCGATTATGCCGGCTGCCACCACCTCTGTCTCTGATCCACCAGTTCAACGTCTGATCGCGGACCTTCCAGATGAAATGTCTCGCCTAATTATCGGATGTATTCCAAAAGAAGAACATGATGTAGTTGCCCTTGTGTCAAAAAAATGGAACTCTGCCTTAAGTCCATTCGAATGGTCCAGCACTCGTTCAGAGCTGTGCTTGGAGAAAGAATCTCTTTACATCAGATTCAAAGTAAATTCAACCTACTTATGGCGCATCTTAAATCAAAGTCAAAACCCCAAGTTGCGTTTAAACCCTGATATCTTCACTTGTTCTAGCTTCCCCAATGATCCTATCAATTTACAAACATCTGGCTCTACGTTCGCGGTATTAGGCACTAAAATTTATGCATTTGGAGGTACAAGCAATGATATTCCGATAAATAATGTGTGGACTTATGATTGCAGTACTGATGCTTTAGAATGTGGACCTGAAATGCTACTAGGTAGAGAGTCTGCTGTTGCTGAAGTTGTCGATAAGGTTATTTACGTGATGGGAGGGCGTTTGAGTGAAGAACTTGATGAAAATTTGAACCAAGTTGTTGATGGGATTACACATGTGATGGGTTGGATGGAGAAGTTTGATTATGATATTCATGTCTGGCAGAAGGTATCAACTCCGATTAATATTAGTAAGATGCGGGTTTGTACAAGTTGTGTTGTAGATGGTAGAATTTACGCGAGGACAGTTAATAATTGGATAGTTTTTAATCCAAATACAGAAAAGTGGAGTGTTATTGAGTCGAAAAAGAGTAAATTAAGGTGGAGGGGAAGGCCTGCAGTTTTAGCAGGGGTGATATATTTTCAACGATTTACAGGCGATATTACTGGTTATGATGTCGAAAAAAATGTGTGGAAGGAGCTGAAAGTGGAGTTTCTAAAGTTTTTGGATGGTAAGGAGCTGAAAGTGATGTTTCCAAAGTTTTTGGATGGTGTTACTGTGGGTGCCTTGGATGGGAACTTGTGTGTGTTGTGGGAAAAACAACATAAAACAGAAAAGGGTGTGAAGGTGGACATTAAGTGTGTTGAGATTGAGGTTTCCGAGGCTGGTGATGGTGAATTAAACGGGCTGGTTTTGAGGGAACGTGTGATCATGCAGCTTCCTTCTAAGTCATCAGCTGTGCATTGCCTGTCAGTGTACCTCTAG
- the LOC141673382 gene encoding conserved oligomeric Golgi complex subunit 6: MTTVLAPGLSRKLKKVLETRTDTPDLLASLNTLSSFYTDNSPVARRNLRSTIENRALDINRDFLLASSTAQQALDRVEEEINAITECCDNISKALSSCNATTGDIISTTERLKHDLEITTQRQEIVESFLRDYQLSSEEINALREEELTENFFKALSHVQEIHANCKVLLRTHHQRAGLELMDMMAVHQEGAYERLCRWVQNECRRLGDTDNPEVGDLLKTAVRCLKERPVLFKYCAEEVANMRHNALFRRFISALTRGGPGGMPRPIEVHAHDPLRYVGDMLGWLHQALASERELVFVLLDPDATVDTGPTARRFSTKSETDSGKTELDLTFVLDRIFEGVCRPFKVRVEQVLQSQPNLIISYKLSNTLEFYSYTISDLLGRETALCETVWALKDAAQKTYFDILKARGEKLIRYPPLVSVDLSPPPAVRDGVSILLEIIEIHDSMMVPASAKKPEFDPVISALLDPIIKMCEQAAEAHKSKGSIQSSRRSKTSTDQGQFSKSSVDAMLVHSRSAHAYQTTETPSKIFLINCLCAIQQPLLGHDVASKYALKLGGMIDNHLRDLVGKEVDAILSRCGLSEKMVRIRNSFKSETLPLAETEETSPAYVSESLKAFFGLVLGSESSLPEFEQMQVPKLRSEACAQLSRLLAEAYELIYEAIMDPKNRYPEPKSLARHPPDQIRTILGI; the protein is encoded by the exons ATGACGACGGTGTTAGCGCCGGGACTATCAAGGAAGCTGAAGAAAGTTCTGGAAACTCGTACTGACACGCCGGATCTACTTGCGTCTCTCAACACACTCTCCTCATTTTACACTGATAATTCACCTGTTGCTCGGAGAAATCTCCGATCTACTATCGAGAATCGCGCTCTCGATATCAATCGCGACTTTCTCCTCGCTTCGTCCACCGCTCAACAG GCTTTGGATCGGGTGGAGGAAGAGATTAATGCTATTACCGAGTGTTGTGATAA TATTTCAAAGGCTCTGAGCAGTTGTAATGCTACAACTGGTGATATTATTAGTACCACAGAGAGGCTCAAGCATGACCTTGAAATCACTACGCAGAGGCAAGAGATCGTGGAAAGTTTCCTACGTGATTATCAGCTTTCCAGCGAGGAG ATAAATGCACTAAGGGAAGAAGAGTTGACCGAGAATTTTTTTAAGGCACTTTCTCATGTCCAAGAGATCCATGCAAACTGCAAAGTACTGCTCAGAACACATCACCAG CGTGCAGGATTGGAGCTTATGGATATGATGGCAGTGCACCAAGAAGGAGCCTATGAGCGCCTTTGCAG GTGGGTTCAAAATGAATGCCGGAGATTGGGTGACACTGACAATCCCGAAGTTGGTGACCTTTTAAAAACAGCTGTTCGTTGCCTCAAAGAGAGGCCTGTGCTTTTTAAATATTGTGCAGAAGAG GTAGCAAATATGAGACATAACGCATTGTTCAGAAGGTTTATAAGCGCCCTTACTCGTGGAGGACCTGGTGGAATGCCCAGACCAATCGAAGTGCATGCACATGATCCTTTAAGATATGTAGGCGATATGCTTGGTTGGCTTCATCAG GCCTTGGCATCAGAAAGAGAACTAGTCTTTGTATTGCTTGATCCTGATGCAACAGTTGATACCGGACCAACTGCACGGCGATTTTCTACGAAGTCGGAGACTGATTCAGGAAAAACTGAACTTGATTTAACATTCGTACTAGACAGGATATTTGAAGGAGTTTGCCGGCCTTTTAAAGTGAGAGTTGAACAAGTTCTTCAGTCACAGCCAAATCTTATAATTTCGTACAAACTCAGTAACACATTGGAGTTCTACAGCTATACT ATATCGGACCTACTAGGTAGAGAGACAGCTCTCTGTGAAACTGTATGGGCACTTAAGGATGCTGCACAGAAAACATATTTTGACATTCTAAAAGCTCGAGGAGAGAAACTTATTAGATATCCTCCCCTGGTTTCTGTTGATCTTTCTCCACCACCCGCTGTTAGGGATGGTGTATCTATTCTGCTTGAAATAATAGAGATACATGACAGCATGATGGTTCCTGCATCAGCAAAGAAGCCTGAATTTGATCCAGTAATATCTGCTTTACTGGATCCAATTATTAAG ATGTGTGAGCAAGCGGCTGAGGCACACAAATCCAAGGGATCCATTCAGTCATCAAGACGAAGTAAAACAAGTACTGATCAAGGCCAATTCAGTAAATCTTCTGTTGATGCAATGTTGGTACACAGTAGGTCCGCTCATGCATACCAG ACTACAGAAACGCCTTCCAAAATCTTCCTCATCAACTGCTTATGTGCCATCCAACAGCCATTGTTAGGACACGACGTTGCATCAAAATACGCACTGAAGCTTGGAGGGATGATAGATAATCACCTCCGTGATCTTGTAGGAAAAGAAGTTGATGCCATTTTAAGTAGATGTGGTTTGTCAGAGAAGATGGTTCGCATTCGTAATTCATTTAAATCCGAGACCTTGCCATTGGCGGAGACAGAGGAGACATCCCCTGCCTATGTTTCAGAGTCCTTGAAAGCTTTCTTTGGGCTTGTTTTGGGAAGTGAAAGTTCATTACCAGAATTTGAACAAATGCAAGTTCCAAAACTAAGATCCGAAGCTTGTGCACAGTTGTCCAGATTGCTAGCTGAAGCTTACGAGCTTATTTACGAGGCAATTATGGATCCCAAGAATCGGTACCCAGAACCCAAGTCACTGGCGAGGCATCCTCCCGACCAGATAAGGACCATTTTAGGGATATGA
- the LOC141673383 gene encoding protein NRT1/ PTR FAMILY 4.4-like: protein MMNGEGTMKNFKEESGETSIDWRGRPSKSNKHGGMSAAVFVLGLQAFEMMAIAAVGNNLITYVFNDMHYPLSKAANIVTNFVGTVFLLSLLGGFLSDSYLGSFATMLIFGFIELSGFILLSVQAHFPQLKPPKCNMLSSSASAQCAEAKGYKALIFFVALYLVALGSGCLKPNIISLGADQFRKEDSKQSRKLSTYFNCAYFAFCMGELIALTVLVWVQTHSGMDVGFGVSAAAMTVGLICLVSGTSLYRNNRPRGSIFTPIAQVFVAAITKRKQVCPSNADMLHGSKTIVLQRVSVTSPTISTLLHTEKFRFLDKACIKTEDGNQMKETPWRLCTVSQVEQVKILISVVPIFACTIIFNTILAQLQTFSVQQGSTMNKRLTKNFQIPPASLQAIPYIMLIFLVPLYETVFVPMARRITGRDSGITSLQRVGIGLFIATFSMVSAAIVENKRRKSALLNETLTIFWIAPQFLIFGLSEMFTAVGLIEFFYSQSLEGMQSFLTAMTYCSYSFGFYLSSLLVSLVNKITSGSSGGGWLSGNDLNTDKLDRFYWLLAALSFVNFFNYLFWSRWYSYNPSLSLTSPHNQPYEVRESNKNSVETKLANLP from the exons ATGATGAATGGAGAAGGTACGATGAAGAATTTCAAAGAAGAATCAGGAGAGACCTCTATTGATTGGAGAGGAAGACCCTCCAAGTCTAACAAACATGGTGGCATGTCTGCTGCTGTTTTTGTCCTTG GCCTGCAGGCATTTGAGATGATGGCAATTGCTGCAGTTGGGAACAATCTGATAACTTATGTTTTCAATGACATGCACTATCCATTATCCAAGGCAGCCAACATAGTAACAAACTTTGTTGGAACTGTTTTTCTCCTCTCCCTTCTTGGTGGCTTTCTTTCGGATTCTTATCTTGGTAGTTTTGCCACTATGCTCATCTTTGGATTCATCGAGCTTTCC GGTTTTATATTACTCTCAGTGCAAGCTCACTTTCCACAACTGAAGCCACCTAAGTGCAACATGTTATCATCAAGTGCATCAGCTCAGTGCGCAGAAGCAAAGGGCTACAAGGCTTTAATATTTTTTGTGGCCTTGTATTTGGTAGCTTTAGGAAGTGGATGTTTAAAACCTAACATAATCTCACTTGGAGCTGATCAATTCAGAAAAGAGGACTCCAAGCAATCCAGAAAGCTTTCCACATACTTCAATTGTGCTTATTTTGCATTTTGCATGGGCGAGCTTATCGCCCTCACGGTGCTCGTTTGGGTTCAGACACATTCGGGTATGGACGTTGGTTTTGGAGTCTCTGCAGCTGCGATGACTGTTGGACTAATTTGCTTAGTATCAGGAACTTCTCTGTATAGAAACAATCGGCCTCGAGGAAGCATTTTCACACCAATTGCACAA GTGTTTGTAGCTGCAATCACAAAGAGAAAGCAGGTGTGTCCTTCAAATGCAGATATGCTTCACGGGAGCAAAACCATCGTTCTGCAACGCGTTTCTGTCACATCGCCAACCATCAGCACTCTTCTGCACACAGAAAAGTTCAG GTTCTTAGACAAGGCCTGCATTAAAACTGAAGATGGCAATCAGATGAAGGAAACGCCATGGAGATTATGCACGGTGTCACAAGTTGAACAAGTGAAAATACTTATCTCAGTTGTTCCTATATTTGCCTGCACCATCATCTTTAACACTATCTTGGCTCAACTGCAAACATTCTCGGTCCAACAAGGTAGTACCATGAACAAACGTCTCACGAAAAACTTCCAAATTCCACCTGCATCTCTTCAAGCAATTCCCTATATCATGCTCATATTCCTTGTCCCTCTTTACGAGACTGTTTTTGTTCCAATGGCACGTAGAATAACAGGAAGAGATTCTGGAATAACTTCTCTGCAAAGAGTTGGTATCGGACTATTTATAGCAACTTTCTCAATGGTTTCAGCTGCAATTGTAGAGAACAAGAGACGAAAATCTGCACTACTGAATGAAACTTTAACCATCTTTTGGATTGCTCCACAGTTTCTTATATTCGGTTTATCTGAGATGTTCACAGCAGTTGGACTAATTGAGTTCTTCTATAGCCAATCTTTGGAAGGAATGCAGTCATTTTTAACAGCCATGACATACTGCTCATACTCGTTCGGGTTCTATCTGAGCTCTCTATTAGTCTCCTTGGTAAACAAAATCACTTCAGGCTCTTCTGGTGGTGGCTGGCTCAGTGGCAATGACCTTAACACCGATAAGTTAGACCGTTTCTATTGGCTTCTAGCTGCTCTTAGCTTTGTAAACTTCTTCAACTATCTGTTCTGGTCGCGATGGTACTCCTACAATCCATCACTGTCCCTCACCAGTCCTCACAATCAGCCTTATGAAGTACGCGAATCCAATAAGAACAGTGTCGAAACTAAACTTGCTAATTTACCTTAA